A genomic window from Labeo rohita strain BAU-BD-2019 chromosome 6, IGBB_LRoh.1.0, whole genome shotgun sequence includes:
- the tarbp2 gene encoding RISC-loading complex subunit tarbp2 isoform X2, whose product MLAVNPGKTPISLLQEYGTRIGKTPVYDLLKAEGQAHQPNFTFRVSVGDINCTGQGPSKKAAKHKAAEAALKMLKGGMLGGIGANGMEGEGFVGIDMEGECPQSEMKSSSSTQQAECNPVGALQELVVQKGWRLPEYTVTQESGPAHRKEFTMTCRVERFVEIGSGTSKKLAKRNAAAKMLSRIHDVPVDMRSSHEAEAEDDTFSMQIGGRLEGGKSKGLGCTWDSLRNSAGEKILQLRCHPLGQPDSNDFNFCSLLRELSEEQRFDVSYLDIEERSLSGLYQCLVELSTQPITVCHGFASSLDAARASAAHNALQYLKIMAGGK is encoded by the exons ATGCTGGCTGTGAACCCCGGGAAGACGCCCATCAGTCTGCTGCAGGAATATGGAACGCGGATAGGCAAGACTCCAGTGTACGACCTGCTGAAGGCTGAGGGTCAGGCCCACCAGCCCAACTTCACCTTCCGCGTGTCTGTGGGAGACATCAACTGCACCGGCCAGGGCCCCAGCAAGAAAGCTGCCAAGCACAAAGCCGCCGAAGCTGCCCTGAAAATGCTGAAAGGAGGAATGCTGGGAGGAATCGGAGCGAATGGGATGGAGGGAGAAGGGTTTGTCGGGATTGATATGGAGGGAGAATG CCCTCAGTCAGAGATGAAATCATCTAGTTCAACACAACAAGCTGAGTGCAATCCAGTCGGAGCTTTGCAG GAACTAGTAGTGCAGAAAGGCTGGCGTTTACCTGAATACACAGTCACTCAAGAATCTGGTCCTGCACACCGCAAAGAGTTTACAATGACCTGCAGGGTGGAGAGATTTGTTGAGATAg GTAGTGGCACATCAAAAAAGCTTGCTAAAAGAAATGCAGCGGCAAAGATGCTCTCTCGTATCCATGACGTACCAGTGGACATGCGTAGCAGCCATGAGGCCGAAGCAGAAGATGACACCTTCAGCATG CAAATAGGTGGCAGACTAGAGGGAGGGAAGTCTAAAGGTCTCGGCTGCACGTGGGACTCTCTGCGAAACTCGGCCGGAGAGAAGATCCTACAGCTGCGCTGTCATCCTCTGGGCCAGCCCGACTCCAATGACTTCAATTTCTGTTCTCTCCTTCGTGAGCTTTCTGAGGAACAGCGCTTTGACGTCAGCTACCTGGACATAG AGGAACGCAGTTTGAGTGGACTTTACCAGTGTCTGGTGGAGTTGTCTACACAGCCCATTACCGTCTGTCACGGATTCGCCTCCAGCCTGGATGCAGCGCGTGCCAGCGCTGCCCACAATGCCCTTCAGTACCTCAAGATCATGGCAGGGGGGAAATAA
- the oxtrb gene encoding oxytocin receptor b gives MESLLNETIFWTFNDSWANSSKGNDSRGTNRTVNPLKRNEEVAKVEVTVLVLILLLALAGNLCVLVAIQTSKRGQSRMYYFMKHLSIADLVVAVFQVLPQLIWDITFRFYGPDFLCRLVKYVQVVGMFASTYMLVLMSVDRCLAICQPLRSLRRRKERFFVLASWIISLLFSLPQVYIFSLKDLGDGVFDCWGDFVQPWGAKAYITWISLTIYVIPVAILSVCYGLISYKIWQNFRLKTRRDQCFSLTLRPAKGTALSRVSSVKLISKAKIRTVKMTFVIVLAYIICWTPFFFVQMWSAWDPMAPTEAMAFIIAMLLASLNSCCNPWIYMFFASHLFRELMQRCLMASHCDCKRQWRSKSNSGTDAVTSPSSQKSVTQSCTT, from the exons ATGGAGAGCTTGCTGAACGAAACGATCTTCTGGACCTTCAACGACTCCTGGGCCAATTCAAGCAAGGGAAACGACAGCAGAGGAACGAACCGAACCGTAAACCCTCTGAAGCGCAACGAAGAAGTGGCTAAAGTTGAAGTAACCGTTCTGGTGCTGATTCTGCTGCTTGCGCTCGCTGGCAACCTGTGCGTCCTTGTGGCTATCCAGACGAGTAAACGCGGTCAGTCGCggatgtattattttatgaaacacCTGAGCATTGCTGACTTGGTGGTGGCGGTTTTTCAAGTTCTCCCCCAACTTATTTGGGACATCACATTTCGCTTTTATGGACCAGACTTTCTGTGCCGCCTGGTGAAGTACGTACAGGTGGTTGGCATGTTCGCGTCCACTTACATGCTTGTGCTGATGTCTGTCGATAGGTGTTTAGCTATATGTCAGCCTCTGCGATCCCTGCGCCGTCGAAAGGAACGTTTTTTCGTGCTGGCCTCTTGGATTATAAGCCTGCTGTTCAGTTTGCCACAGGTGTACATCTTCTCCCTCAAAGACCTGGGCGACGGCGTGTTCGACTGCTGGGGGGATTTTGTTCAGCCCTGGGGCGCAAAGGCTTACATTACATGGATTAGCCTGACAATCTATGTCATTCCTGTAGCCATTCTAAGCGTTTGTTATGGACTTATAAGTTATAAAATATGGCAAAACTTCAGGCTGAAGACCCGGCGCGACCAGTGCTTCTCATTGACCCTGCGGCCAGCCAAGGGCACCGCGCTCTCCCGCGTCAGCAGCGTCAAGTTGATCTCCAAAGCTAAGATCAGGACGGTGAAAATGACGTTTGTGATCGTCCTGGCTTATATCATATGCTGGACGCCGTTTTTCTTCGTTCAGATGTGGTCCGCTTGGGATCCAATGGCTCCAACAGAAG CTATGGCGTTCATTATTGCGATGCTTCTGGCCAGTCTCAACAGCTGCTGTAACCCCTGGATCTACATGTTTTTTGCTAGTCATCTATTCCGGGAACTCATGCAGCGCTGTCTGATGGCATCACACTGCGACTGTAAGAGGCAATGGAGATCTAAGAGCAATTCAGGCACGGATGCAGTGACGAGCCCCAGCAGCCAGAAGAGTGTAACACAGTCCTGTACTACATGA
- the tarbp2 gene encoding RISC-loading complex subunit tarbp2 isoform X1: MNDEKSPDNGKRNSGYTSIEQMLAVNPGKTPISLLQEYGTRIGKTPVYDLLKAEGQAHQPNFTFRVSVGDINCTGQGPSKKAAKHKAAEAALKMLKGGMLGGIGANGMEGEGFVGIDMEGECPQSEMKSSSSTQQAECNPVGALQELVVQKGWRLPEYTVTQESGPAHRKEFTMTCRVERFVEIGSGTSKKLAKRNAAAKMLSRIHDVPVDMRSSHEAEAEDDTFSMQIGGRLEGGKSKGLGCTWDSLRNSAGEKILQLRCHPLGQPDSNDFNFCSLLRELSEEQRFDVSYLDIEERSLSGLYQCLVELSTQPITVCHGFASSLDAARASAAHNALQYLKIMAGGK, translated from the exons ATGAACGACGAGAAAAGCCCGGATAACGGCAAGAGAAACTCTGGGTATACCAG TATTGAGCAAATGCTGGCTGTGAACCCCGGGAAGACGCCCATCAGTCTGCTGCAGGAATATGGAACGCGGATAGGCAAGACTCCAGTGTACGACCTGCTGAAGGCTGAGGGTCAGGCCCACCAGCCCAACTTCACCTTCCGCGTGTCTGTGGGAGACATCAACTGCACCGGCCAGGGCCCCAGCAAGAAAGCTGCCAAGCACAAAGCCGCCGAAGCTGCCCTGAAAATGCTGAAAGGAGGAATGCTGGGAGGAATCGGAGCGAATGGGATGGAGGGAGAAGGGTTTGTCGGGATTGATATGGAGGGAGAATG CCCTCAGTCAGAGATGAAATCATCTAGTTCAACACAACAAGCTGAGTGCAATCCAGTCGGAGCTTTGCAG GAACTAGTAGTGCAGAAAGGCTGGCGTTTACCTGAATACACAGTCACTCAAGAATCTGGTCCTGCACACCGCAAAGAGTTTACAATGACCTGCAGGGTGGAGAGATTTGTTGAGATAg GTAGTGGCACATCAAAAAAGCTTGCTAAAAGAAATGCAGCGGCAAAGATGCTCTCTCGTATCCATGACGTACCAGTGGACATGCGTAGCAGCCATGAGGCCGAAGCAGAAGATGACACCTTCAGCATG CAAATAGGTGGCAGACTAGAGGGAGGGAAGTCTAAAGGTCTCGGCTGCACGTGGGACTCTCTGCGAAACTCGGCCGGAGAGAAGATCCTACAGCTGCGCTGTCATCCTCTGGGCCAGCCCGACTCCAATGACTTCAATTTCTGTTCTCTCCTTCGTGAGCTTTCTGAGGAACAGCGCTTTGACGTCAGCTACCTGGACATAG AGGAACGCAGTTTGAGTGGACTTTACCAGTGTCTGGTGGAGTTGTCTACACAGCCCATTACCGTCTGTCACGGATTCGCCTCCAGCCTGGATGCAGCGCGTGCCAGCGCTGCCCACAATGCCCTTCAGTACCTCAAGATCATGGCAGGGGGGAAATAA
- the tespa1 gene encoding protein TESPA1 isoform X2: MESPSKIDRRQAWASSRRKFPVRDAEHRSPSAEHQSHFSLQDDVFVDGCSAGKIETWLQGCGNEANPAKTSHLTTGTLRTGTTSFEDDLSLGAEATALYAASGAPQFSTPQQKLNLPLFSMGQSVASSAFSTTTNRTVSSVSEVLQMRAEDAEETLFQLGFGCEEPQVTARIPVRFFNFPSQLRGINFRLFLESQLSRIRQEDPCLSLASRFRQVEALTAMANAFYSLYSHVSRTPLQKLAPPQLTFTSPIVERTMSRTSVRSEPRSPVERLKDTISKMCLYTGSRGSDSTSPSNSPRKRKCSLSDVVEKSAENDNEELCLQMEVDDLEQDLDWFTESKKELDEETYGENTERTDSLEHIPCQPLPETTNENIHNLRHASAECTPCLEPKTDMDVKFKGSVLSKSCRVTMEPVPIIAHDIICPQVVEYVNQAPYRSLQTNSVDIKNSPFAHQTTNKPSVRQSNAMSLPKSDQLCQITITGWEEDTTLSNRDTQEQSSSNIKRYLSPAKPLNLSKQGNSFELEEVHSAEEEEATSSEFCSTVTLSVSTHHHKSSPLRGDSFQSDSSGYAEEDVHHSFLTPEKT; the protein is encoded by the exons ATGGAGAGTCCTTCTAAGATTGACAGGCGACAGGCATGGGCAAGCAGCCGTCGCAAGTTTCCCGTAAGAGATGCAGAACACCGCAGCCCATCAGCAGAACACCAGTCTCATTTCTCTCTCCAGGATGACGTCTTTGTAGACG GATGCTCTGCTGGAAAGATCGAAACCTGGCTTCAAGGTTGTGg GAATGAAGCCAATCCTGCCAAAACCAGTCACCTAACAACAG GCACTTTAAGGACAGGCACCACCAGTTTTGAGGATGATTTGAGTCTGGGTGCAGAAG CTACTGCACTGTATGCTGCATCAGGTGCACCACAGTTTAG CACGCCTCAACAGAAACTTAACCTGCCGTTGTTCAGCATGGGCCAGAGCGTCGCGTCCAGTGCTTTCTCAACCACTACCAACAGGACTGTTTCCAG CGTGTCTGAGGTCCTCCAAATGCGTGCTGAAGATGCAGAAGAGACCCTTTTCCAGCTGGGTTTCGGTTGCGAGGAACCGCAGGTCACTGCCCGCATTCCAGTCCGCTTCTTCAACTTCCCGTCCCAGCTCAGAGGCATCAACTTCCGCCTGTTCCTTGAATCCCAGCTTTCCAGGATACGCCAAGAAGACCCCTGTCTTTCATTAGCAA GTCGTTTCCGACAAGTAGAGGCATTGACGGCAATGGCCAATGCCTTCTATTCGCTTTACTCCCATGTGTCCCGAACGCCGCTCCAGAAGCTTGCGCCGCCCCAGTTAACCTTTACCTCCCCAATTGTGGAGAGGACCATGTCCCGAACCAGTGTCCGGAGTGAACCGCGTTCCCCTGTTGAAAGACTAAAAGACACAATCTCCAAGATGTGCTTGTACACGGGATCCCGTGGCTCGGACTCTACGTCTCCAAGCAATTCACCACGCAAGCGTAAATGCAGTCTGTCAGATGTAGTCGAGAAAAGTGCAGAAAATGATAATGAAGAGTTATGCCTTCAAATGGAAGTCGATGATTTGGAACAAGACTTGGACTGGTTTACAGAGAGCAAGAAAGAACTTGATGAGGAGACGTATGGGGAAAACACAGAAAGGACTGATTCCTTGGAGCATATACCTTGTCAGCCACTACCTGAGACGACTAATGAAAACATACATAACCTCAGGCATGCATCAGCAGAGTGTACACCTTGCCTAGAGCCAAAAACGGACATGGACGTGAAGTTCAAAGGTTCTGTTCTCTCGAAAAGCTGCAGGGTTACCATGGAACCTGTTCCTATCATTGCCCATGATATCATATGCCCTCAGGTTGTTGAATATGTGAATCAGGCACCTTATCGCAGCCTGCAAACAAATAGTGTGGATATAAAAAACTCTCCATTTGCACACCAGACGACAAATAAACCTTCTGTAAGACAATCTAATGCAATGAGTTTACCCAAGTCAGATCAGTTATGTCAGATCACAATCACTGGATGGGAGGAGGACACCACTCTTTCTAACAGAGACACACAAGAGCAGAGTTCATCCAATATCAAGAGGTACCTAAGCCCGGCGAAACCACTGAATCTGAGCAAACAAGGCAACTCCTTTGAGCTCGAAGAG GTTCACAGTGCAGAGGAAGAGGAAGCCACTTCATCAGAATTCTGCTCTACAGTCACATTGTCTGTTTCGACACATCACCACAAAT CATCGCCCCTGCGAGGGGACAGTTTTCAGTCAGACAGCAGTGGATATGCTGAAGAGGATGTGCACCATTCCTTCTTAACCCCAGAGAAAACATAA
- the tespa1 gene encoding protein TESPA1 isoform X1, translating into MESPSKIDRRQAWASSRRKFPVRDAEHRSPSAEHQSHFSLQDDVFVDGCSAGKIETWLQGCGNEANPAKTSHLTTGTLRTGTTSFEDDLSLGAEATALYAASGAPQFSSTPQQKLNLPLFSMGQSVASSAFSTTTNRTVSSVSEVLQMRAEDAEETLFQLGFGCEEPQVTARIPVRFFNFPSQLRGINFRLFLESQLSRIRQEDPCLSLASRFRQVEALTAMANAFYSLYSHVSRTPLQKLAPPQLTFTSPIVERTMSRTSVRSEPRSPVERLKDTISKMCLYTGSRGSDSTSPSNSPRKRKCSLSDVVEKSAENDNEELCLQMEVDDLEQDLDWFTESKKELDEETYGENTERTDSLEHIPCQPLPETTNENIHNLRHASAECTPCLEPKTDMDVKFKGSVLSKSCRVTMEPVPIIAHDIICPQVVEYVNQAPYRSLQTNSVDIKNSPFAHQTTNKPSVRQSNAMSLPKSDQLCQITITGWEEDTTLSNRDTQEQSSSNIKRYLSPAKPLNLSKQGNSFELEEVHSAEEEEATSSEFCSTVTLSVSTHHHKSSPLRGDSFQSDSSGYAEEDVHHSFLTPEKT; encoded by the exons ATGGAGAGTCCTTCTAAGATTGACAGGCGACAGGCATGGGCAAGCAGCCGTCGCAAGTTTCCCGTAAGAGATGCAGAACACCGCAGCCCATCAGCAGAACACCAGTCTCATTTCTCTCTCCAGGATGACGTCTTTGTAGACG GATGCTCTGCTGGAAAGATCGAAACCTGGCTTCAAGGTTGTGg GAATGAAGCCAATCCTGCCAAAACCAGTCACCTAACAACAG GCACTTTAAGGACAGGCACCACCAGTTTTGAGGATGATTTGAGTCTGGGTGCAGAAG CTACTGCACTGTATGCTGCATCAGGTGCACCACAGTTTAG CAGCACGCCTCAACAGAAACTTAACCTGCCGTTGTTCAGCATGGGCCAGAGCGTCGCGTCCAGTGCTTTCTCAACCACTACCAACAGGACTGTTTCCAG CGTGTCTGAGGTCCTCCAAATGCGTGCTGAAGATGCAGAAGAGACCCTTTTCCAGCTGGGTTTCGGTTGCGAGGAACCGCAGGTCACTGCCCGCATTCCAGTCCGCTTCTTCAACTTCCCGTCCCAGCTCAGAGGCATCAACTTCCGCCTGTTCCTTGAATCCCAGCTTTCCAGGATACGCCAAGAAGACCCCTGTCTTTCATTAGCAA GTCGTTTCCGACAAGTAGAGGCATTGACGGCAATGGCCAATGCCTTCTATTCGCTTTACTCCCATGTGTCCCGAACGCCGCTCCAGAAGCTTGCGCCGCCCCAGTTAACCTTTACCTCCCCAATTGTGGAGAGGACCATGTCCCGAACCAGTGTCCGGAGTGAACCGCGTTCCCCTGTTGAAAGACTAAAAGACACAATCTCCAAGATGTGCTTGTACACGGGATCCCGTGGCTCGGACTCTACGTCTCCAAGCAATTCACCACGCAAGCGTAAATGCAGTCTGTCAGATGTAGTCGAGAAAAGTGCAGAAAATGATAATGAAGAGTTATGCCTTCAAATGGAAGTCGATGATTTGGAACAAGACTTGGACTGGTTTACAGAGAGCAAGAAAGAACTTGATGAGGAGACGTATGGGGAAAACACAGAAAGGACTGATTCCTTGGAGCATATACCTTGTCAGCCACTACCTGAGACGACTAATGAAAACATACATAACCTCAGGCATGCATCAGCAGAGTGTACACCTTGCCTAGAGCCAAAAACGGACATGGACGTGAAGTTCAAAGGTTCTGTTCTCTCGAAAAGCTGCAGGGTTACCATGGAACCTGTTCCTATCATTGCCCATGATATCATATGCCCTCAGGTTGTTGAATATGTGAATCAGGCACCTTATCGCAGCCTGCAAACAAATAGTGTGGATATAAAAAACTCTCCATTTGCACACCAGACGACAAATAAACCTTCTGTAAGACAATCTAATGCAATGAGTTTACCCAAGTCAGATCAGTTATGTCAGATCACAATCACTGGATGGGAGGAGGACACCACTCTTTCTAACAGAGACACACAAGAGCAGAGTTCATCCAATATCAAGAGGTACCTAAGCCCGGCGAAACCACTGAATCTGAGCAAACAAGGCAACTCCTTTGAGCTCGAAGAG GTTCACAGTGCAGAGGAAGAGGAAGCCACTTCATCAGAATTCTGCTCTACAGTCACATTGTCTGTTTCGACACATCACCACAAAT CATCGCCCCTGCGAGGGGACAGTTTTCAGTCAGACAGCAGTGGATATGCTGAAGAGGATGTGCACCATTCCTTCTTAACCCCAGAGAAAACATAA